One Staphylococcus ratti DNA segment encodes these proteins:
- the nikB gene encoding nickel ABC transporter permease: protein MRIKSFLSRFGQMILVLWVLSTITFILMKLTPGDPISKQLHAGEVNVSQTQLEAVKAAHGLNQSYLVQYADWLSHVLRLDFGQSYQTGHDVMSALLHYAPPTLILAGLTIGVVLCVSIPLGITAAWHHQRTLDYAIRIGSSIAVSLPSFFLAIVLIYIFASRLQWLPIAGFSSPLHLILPVAALSISMCAYYVRLMRVTLLELYRSREVEIARLRGLSERFILKHLLLKPALTPIVTMIALSMGSLIGGTVVIENIFNIPGLGQFLVDSIRARDYPVIQGIVLFLGLIVVIANTVGDVIVSKLDPKRRLAKCDLKKEALKYESEGALK from the coding sequence ATGCGCATTAAATCATTTTTGAGCCGATTTGGACAAATGATTTTAGTGTTATGGGTGCTTTCGACCATTACGTTTATTTTAATGAAATTAACGCCAGGTGACCCGATTAGTAAACAATTACATGCAGGTGAGGTCAATGTTTCTCAAACTCAGTTAGAAGCTGTAAAAGCAGCACATGGGTTAAACCAATCTTATCTCGTGCAGTACGCTGATTGGTTAAGTCACGTTCTTCGCTTAGATTTCGGTCAGAGTTACCAAACAGGGCATGATGTAATGTCGGCATTGTTACATTATGCGCCGCCAACATTGATTTTAGCAGGATTGACGATTGGTGTAGTCCTTTGCGTAAGCATTCCGTTAGGCATTACTGCTGCTTGGCATCATCAGCGGACGTTAGATTACGCCATTCGTATTGGCAGTTCTATTGCGGTCAGTTTGCCATCGTTTTTCTTGGCTATCGTATTAATTTATATTTTTGCGAGTCGATTGCAGTGGTTACCTATTGCGGGCTTCTCATCACCGTTACATCTCATTTTACCAGTTGCAGCTTTGAGCATTAGTATGTGTGCATATTATGTACGCTTAATGCGCGTGACTTTATTGGAGTTGTATCGAAGTAGAGAAGTTGAAATCGCACGTTTACGTGGTTTGTCGGAGCGCTTTATATTAAAGCATCTTTTACTTAAACCGGCTTTAACGCCAATTGTAACGATGATTGCATTATCTATGGGAAGTCTTATTGGTGGTACAGTGGTCATTGAAAACATCTTTAATATACCTGGGTTAGGCCAGTTTTTGGTGGATAGTATTCGGGCGCGTGATTACCCTGTGATTCAAGGTATCGTGTTGTTTTTAGGATTGATCGTTGTAATCGCAAATACAGTGGGAGATGTTATCGTTTCAAAACTCGATCCTAAAAGACGCTTGGCAAAGTGCGATTTAAAAAAGGAAGCGTTGAAATATGAAAGTGAGGGTGCTTTGAAATGA
- the nikC gene encoding nickel transporter permease, producing MSQHLPKMVWVLFTYIGILVIAQFFVAPETAYDVHLHKVFEPMSFNHLLGTDDYGRDVLARLIVGARETLLVSLLTLLVSVVIGVPLGLMSGYHGGKIDSILMRIVDVGLGIPEFVLMLAMASFLPPNIWNLVLAMALLRWMTYTRLTRQIVAGLKSEHYIQMAQLFHVPTWKVLWHHMTPHILPSILVVATVDFGKIMLYIAALSFLGLGAQPPTPEWGAMLNAGRDYITSEPLMILAPALFITVTILIFQLTGDALRDYFAKEGR from the coding sequence ATGAGTCAACATTTACCTAAAATGGTCTGGGTCCTTTTCACTTATATCGGTATACTCGTTATTGCGCAATTTTTCGTTGCACCGGAGACTGCGTACGACGTGCATCTTCATAAAGTGTTTGAACCTATGAGTTTTAATCATTTACTAGGTACAGATGACTATGGACGAGATGTATTGGCGCGATTGATTGTTGGTGCGCGAGAAACGCTTTTAGTCAGTTTGTTGACGCTTTTAGTCAGTGTTGTTATTGGTGTGCCATTAGGTTTAATGTCTGGTTATCACGGTGGAAAAATAGATAGCATATTGATGCGTATTGTAGATGTTGGCTTAGGGATTCCTGAGTTTGTGCTCATGCTTGCGATGGCTAGTTTTTTACCACCGAACATTTGGAATTTAGTGTTGGCAATGGCACTTTTACGTTGGATGACCTATACGCGTCTAACACGGCAGATTGTTGCTGGACTGAAATCTGAACATTACATTCAAATGGCACAATTATTTCATGTTCCTACTTGGAAAGTTTTATGGCACCATATGACACCCCATATTTTGCCATCTATCCTTGTTGTGGCTACCGTCGATTTTGGGAAAATTATGCTTTATATTGCTGCACTGTCATTTTTAGGTCTTGGTGCACAACCGCCAACACCAGAATGGGGTGCAATGTTGAACGCTGGACGTGATTATATCACTTCAGAGCCTCTAATGATTTTAGCGCCAGCCCTATTCATTACAGTGACGATTTTAATTTTCCAACTAACTGGCGATGCGTTAAGAGACTATTTTGCGAAAGAGGGGCGTTAA
- a CDS encoding ATP-binding cassette domain-containing protein, whose amino-acid sequence MNDIHLEVEQLTVTQSSRTYIHSVNLTLLKHEITALIGPSGSGKTLLTKALLQQLPKTMRMSCNALQYEGEVVTQMTSLLGKRIGYMNQDYMHSFNEHTPLDQQLLQLYRYHFPVSKTEAQQQIQKALGWVGLEDLNLKKRYRFMLSGGQLQRLVIASVMMLEPKLIIADEPTASLDVVNGARMIKLLKHIVDEHGVTLFIITHDLSHVSRICDELYVMDQGRIVASGTFDTFDAQHPHPIVAQLFKQ is encoded by the coding sequence GTGAACGATATACATTTAGAAGTTGAACAACTCACGGTCACACAATCGTCACGAACTTATATTCATTCCGTTAATTTGACGTTATTAAAACATGAAATCACGGCTTTAATTGGGCCGAGTGGCTCCGGCAAAACACTTTTAACGAAAGCCTTATTACAACAATTGCCTAAAACGATGAGAATGAGTTGTAACGCCTTACAGTACGAAGGTGAAGTCGTAACACAGATGACGTCTTTGCTAGGAAAACGTATTGGTTATATGAATCAAGATTACATGCACAGTTTTAATGAACATACACCATTAGATCAACAGCTCCTTCAACTGTATCGTTACCATTTTCCAGTTTCAAAAACAGAAGCACAACAGCAAATACAAAAAGCACTCGGTTGGGTAGGTTTGGAAGACTTGAACCTGAAAAAGCGTTATCGATTCATGTTGTCTGGCGGACAATTGCAACGGTTAGTTATCGCGAGTGTAATGATGTTAGAACCAAAGTTGATTATTGCAGATGAACCAACTGCTTCACTAGACGTTGTTAATGGGGCACGTATGATCAAGTTGCTTAAACACATAGTAGACGAACACGGAGTGACTTTGTTTATCATTACTCACGACTTGTCCCATGTTTCTCGAATTTGTGATGAACTTTACGTTATGGATCAAGGGAGAATAGTGGCCTCAGGCACTTTTGATACCTTTGATGCGCAACATCCTCATCCTATCGTTGCACAATTGTTTAAACAATAA
- a CDS encoding ABC transporter ATP-binding protein encodes MIQMENVSIGHAHQWRLRNVSLTIRDGEKVGIIGMSGSGKTTLGELLVGLRQPSKGKLTNDFQVRLPIFQHASQAFNPKRTIGFALQEAVNLRPNERNKMMHRCEHALHTFGLSPEVWKCYPHEVSGGQLQRLNVIRTLMVEPDMTVCDEMTANVDVLVEHEMVQQLNRYHAETGKTLIMISHDIAFLSQCVERFIVLEDGECVDDFMKADMFNKERRIATQRLIEVYQ; translated from the coding sequence ATGATACAAATGGAAAATGTTTCCATAGGCCATGCACATCAATGGCGTTTAAGAAACGTCAGTCTCACGATTAGAGACGGGGAAAAGGTAGGAATTATCGGGATGAGTGGCTCTGGTAAAACGACACTCGGAGAATTATTAGTAGGCCTAAGGCAACCCTCTAAAGGTAAACTAACCAATGATTTTCAAGTGCGCTTACCGATATTTCAACATGCCAGTCAAGCGTTTAACCCGAAACGCACGATAGGATTTGCGTTGCAAGAAGCAGTGAATTTACGGCCGAATGAGCGTAATAAAATGATGCATAGATGTGAGCATGCTTTGCATACATTTGGTTTGTCGCCAGAAGTATGGAAGTGTTACCCTCATGAAGTCAGCGGAGGTCAACTCCAAAGGTTAAATGTTATTCGTACATTGATGGTAGAACCAGATATGACAGTATGTGATGAAATGACTGCGAATGTAGATGTGCTAGTTGAGCATGAAATGGTGCAGCAATTGAATCGATATCATGCAGAAACGGGCAAAACACTTATCATGATTTCACACGATATTGCGTTTTTATCACAATGTGTGGAGCGCTTTATCGTGTTGGAAGATGGAGAATGTGTCGATGATTTTATGAAAGCAGATATGTTTAATAAAGAGAGACGTATTGCAACGCAAAGACTTATAGAAGTTTATCAATAG
- a CDS encoding bifunctional glycosyltransferase/CDP-glycerol:glycerophosphate glycerophosphotransferase — protein MNALSIIVPFYNSEEYIESCIDYLKRQRNQSFDLIFVNDGSTDNSEKLMKAALKDYDKNVKYVKLDYNCGHAHARNVGMTHVETPYFMFVDADDKLATYAVQFYLKHLNGLDGLVAPIHEFSLKMPQFVDQDRVQVQYFDTKHNPNSFLRKNTACNIIFRTGIVKAHDIRFNEDLKVYTDWSFVLEYVQYVNRFVRITYFPFYFKGEVYDPFETNTLSEQSFDVLFEDYVNSFIDALSRVKKGPIRNFIKAKMIQKLHQDFMPNLDETPRRTQLHTEALVKVARHLNVAILSEKKLLFGLEMLAYALRKPELGLRINKFRFMTRHAKRIALRQKGKERSEYFLTDKEDNVTGKTVVFESFGGKNYSDSPKYIYEYMQHHYPELNYKWVLKDPEHCQIPGSATKVKKESKAYYNAYSEAKVWVSNARIPLFLNKKPNQTYIQTWHGTPLKRLANDMKVVRMPGTTTSLYKRNFNKETSRWDYLISPNRYSSEIFRTAFWMAPDDILEIGYPRNDILVNRAHDLELQQEIREELNIPEGKKIVMYAPTWRDDEFIKKGQYTFELKIDLPKLQAALGDDYVILLRMHYLIANAIDLNGFEDFAIDVSHYNDISRLYLISDALITDFSSVMFDYGILKRPQFFFAYDIEKYDKNLRGFYIDYHKDLPGPIYTQPSELIQGLKQLDTIKTDYTPKIDAFYDRFCSIENGQASKFIGDMIYNEIMKKEAE, from the coding sequence ATGAATGCACTATCAATTATAGTGCCATTCTATAACTCAGAAGAGTATATAGAGTCGTGTATTGACTATTTAAAACGCCAACGTAATCAGTCTTTTGACCTCATTTTCGTCAATGACGGTTCTACTGATAACAGCGAAAAGTTAATGAAAGCCGCACTTAAAGACTATGATAAAAATGTGAAATACGTAAAACTAGACTATAATTGTGGGCACGCACATGCAAGAAATGTAGGGATGACTCATGTAGAAACGCCATATTTCATGTTTGTTGATGCCGATGATAAGTTGGCAACTTATGCGGTTCAATTTTACCTTAAGCATTTAAATGGTTTAGATGGCTTAGTTGCACCTATACATGAATTTAGCCTCAAAATGCCACAATTTGTAGATCAAGACCGTGTACAAGTTCAATACTTTGATACGAAGCATAATCCTAATTCATTTTTACGTAAAAATACAGCATGCAACATCATTTTCCGTACAGGGATTGTAAAAGCACATGACATTCGTTTCAATGAAGATTTAAAAGTTTATACAGACTGGTCATTCGTGCTTGAATATGTTCAATATGTCAATCGCTTCGTACGTATTACTTATTTTCCATTTTATTTCAAAGGTGAAGTATATGATCCGTTTGAAACAAATACATTGTCTGAGCAAAGTTTTGACGTTCTTTTTGAAGATTACGTCAACAGCTTTATCGATGCGTTATCACGCGTCAAAAAAGGCCCTATTCGCAACTTCATCAAAGCAAAAATGATCCAAAAATTGCATCAAGACTTTATGCCTAATCTTGATGAAACACCACGTCGTACACAATTGCATACCGAAGCACTCGTTAAAGTCGCACGTCATTTAAATGTTGCTATTTTGAGTGAGAAAAAATTACTTTTCGGCTTAGAAATGTTGGCCTATGCTTTAAGAAAACCAGAACTCGGTTTACGCATTAATAAGTTCCGTTTTATGACACGTCATGCGAAACGTATTGCTTTACGTCAAAAAGGTAAAGAACGCTCAGAATACTTTTTAACTGATAAAGAAGACAATGTGACAGGGAAAACGGTCGTTTTCGAATCCTTTGGTGGCAAAAATTATAGCGATAGCCCTAAATACATCTACGAATACATGCAACATCATTATCCTGAATTAAATTATAAATGGGTCTTAAAAGATCCTGAACATTGCCAAATTCCAGGAAGCGCTACAAAAGTTAAAAAAGAATCTAAAGCTTACTATAACGCTTACTCAGAAGCAAAAGTTTGGGTTTCTAACGCACGTATTCCATTATTCTTAAACAAAAAACCAAATCAAACTTACATTCAAACGTGGCATGGTACACCGTTGAAGCGCCTTGCTAATGATATGAAAGTCGTGCGTATGCCAGGTACAACGACATCGCTTTATAAACGTAATTTCAACAAAGAAACGTCACGTTGGGACTATTTAATTTCGCCTAACCGTTACTCATCAGAAATTTTTAGAACAGCGTTTTGGATGGCGCCAGACGACATTCTAGAAATTGGTTATCCACGAAATGATATTTTAGTGAACCGTGCCCATGACTTAGAACTACAACAAGAAATTAGAGAAGAATTGAACATTCCTGAAGGCAAAAAAATTGTCATGTACGCTCCAACTTGGCGCGATGATGAATTTATTAAAAAAGGACAATATACTTTCGAACTTAAAATTGATTTACCAAAGCTTCAAGCAGCACTTGGCGATGATTACGTTATTTTATTACGTATGCACTACCTCATTGCGAATGCCATTGACTTGAATGGGTTTGAAGACTTTGCTATTGATGTGTCACATTATAATGATATTTCTAGACTTTATTTAATTAGTGATGCGTTAATTACGGACTTTTCTTCCGTCATGTTCGATTATGGTATTTTAAAAAGACCTCAGTTCTTTTTTGCTTATGATATAGAAAAATACGATAAAAATTTACGTGGTTTTTATATCGATTATCATAAAGATTTACCAGGCCCTATTTATACACAACCAAGTGAGTTAATCCAAGGTTTAAAACAACTCGATACAATCAAAACAGACTATACACCAAAAATTGATGCATTTTATGACCGCTTCTGTTCTATTGAAAATGGTCAAGCTTCAAAATTTATTGGTGATATGATTTATAATGAAATAATGAAAAAAGAAGCGGAGTAA
- a CDS encoding glycosyltransferase family 2 protein: MGKLISVIVPVYNKAPFLERCIESLIHLKHHEKIEAIFVDDCSTDDSLEIIKKYASNYDMVKCIQLPKNTGGPAQPRNEGMKRAEGEYLTFLDADDWLDCNHFIEFVERVKADGSDIGFGRAFKHTDKRITQIARFQSFQNQSGLVPYEMEKVFRAVGPPGKIFKKALVEMHQIELKHLKYGEDKLFFTELISKATCATMSTLPTYHVNRYSQNVSLIKTTTAFEKAKINFSLLKEIIQLDIPKAALVNVLSRFLELDFMKRYFFTKSFLKSQSKQEYYALFEEVCQVIENTGTAIEPLFTIEKYKVTYTLFKNKAFEQLEAFIKTLMSDEQFSRYVDNGVVYLESGSTDIPPLQVACYPVYQGTQCVDGQKYEVIEVLKPVDVSIRGVRAVELHNELNEKEIPFELKGNKLYIPTEALQYHTEVPFNLAVDYLIYDTERVYASYPSTQTENVMKRKAFKVEFTPQDTIKIGNKHYFKEAPKTVVTIKKVKLYGDVDFMHMVSELEPGSAIQIKGLSYSSMDTPRLETDKGYVLTANIDFVEPLKMVDSDTYITKMPRRIEVIKGCKLYTERSFKKEPIRGVKVGETFEIDDIIYTSNHTPRLKTVNGEYLTANKKFVKEI; the protein is encoded by the coding sequence GTGGGAAAATTAATTTCAGTGATTGTACCTGTATATAACAAAGCACCTTTTTTAGAACGTTGTATAGAATCGTTAATTCATTTAAAGCATCACGAAAAGATTGAAGCTATTTTTGTAGATGATTGTTCGACAGATGACTCTTTAGAGATTATTAAAAAATATGCATCAAACTATGACATGGTTAAATGTATTCAACTGCCTAAAAATACGGGAGGTCCAGCACAACCTCGAAACGAAGGGATGAAACGTGCTGAAGGAGAATACCTTACATTTTTAGATGCAGATGATTGGTTAGACTGTAATCATTTTATAGAGTTTGTTGAACGTGTCAAAGCGGATGGATCAGACATTGGCTTCGGGAGAGCGTTCAAACATACAGATAAAAGAATTACACAAATTGCTCGTTTTCAATCATTTCAAAATCAATCAGGGCTTGTACCTTATGAGATGGAAAAGGTGTTTCGTGCTGTAGGACCACCAGGAAAGATTTTTAAAAAAGCGCTTGTGGAGATGCACCAAATCGAATTAAAACATTTAAAATATGGCGAAGATAAACTCTTTTTTACAGAGCTCATTAGTAAAGCAACGTGTGCAACAATGTCGACATTACCGACATACCATGTAAATCGGTATAGCCAAAACGTGTCACTTATTAAAACGACAACGGCTTTTGAAAAAGCTAAAATTAATTTCAGTTTGTTGAAAGAAATCATTCAACTAGATATTCCAAAAGCAGCGTTAGTAAATGTGCTTTCTAGATTTTTAGAATTAGATTTTATGAAACGCTATTTCTTCACAAAATCATTTTTGAAGTCACAAAGTAAGCAAGAGTACTATGCACTCTTTGAAGAAGTTTGCCAAGTGATTGAAAATACGGGTACAGCGATTGAACCATTATTTACGATAGAAAAATATAAAGTAACATACACGTTGTTCAAAAATAAAGCATTTGAACAGTTAGAAGCGTTTATTAAAACGCTAATGTCAGATGAACAATTTTCACGTTATGTTGACAATGGCGTGGTTTATTTGGAGAGTGGTAGTACTGATATTCCACCGCTGCAAGTCGCGTGCTACCCTGTATATCAAGGGACGCAATGTGTAGATGGACAAAAATATGAAGTGATTGAAGTGTTAAAGCCCGTGGATGTTTCGATTCGAGGCGTAAGAGCGGTAGAATTGCATAATGAATTAAATGAAAAAGAGATTCCTTTTGAATTAAAAGGAAATAAACTGTATATTCCAACAGAAGCATTACAATATCATACGGAAGTGCCATTTAATTTGGCAGTGGATTATTTAATATATGATACGGAACGGGTGTATGCATCGTATCCTTCCACACAAACTGAAAATGTGATGAAACGAAAGGCGTTTAAAGTTGAATTTACACCGCAAGATACGATAAAAATAGGCAACAAACATTATTTTAAAGAAGCGCCTAAAACAGTTGTTACAATTAAAAAAGTAAAATTGTATGGAGATGTCGATTTTATGCATATGGTATCAGAACTCGAACCGGGAAGTGCCATTCAAATTAAAGGGCTTTCCTATTCTTCAATGGATACGCCTAGGTTAGAAACAGACAAGGGTTATGTTTTGACAGCCAATATTGACTTTGTAGAACCACTCAAAATGGTCGATTCTGACACGTATATTACGAAAATGCCACGACGCATTGAAGTGATTAAAGGATGTAAATTATATACAGAGCGTTCGTTTAAAAAAGAACCGATTCGCGGTGTGAAAGTGGGCGAAACATTTGAAATTGATGACATCATTTATACTTCTAACCACACACCACGACTTAAAACTGTAAATGGTGAGTACCTCACAGCAAACAAAAAATTTGTTAAAGAAATATAG
- a CDS encoding DUF6056 family protein, with product MLLERILRYRILLPIIIFYFVMSVLTPLTHDDLEWATSYGTQMFHSFYETLNGRYLGNTFEVIATRIALFRYVIYVLFAVGILIIIQKSVDDILGKDRHPNYHVLLLITLILLIPSTIYSQIYGWFAGFFNYVPATLGALIILRYCIKLMNRGKLYWWEMCIMMLAALLGQWFMESITLFNIAIITIAAIAFYIKYKKHLKQLIIAFVSALVGAVIMFTNPQYIKIFGGESDYQKVSSDDQGLLSRMVRTLLTQFPEHIIYQSILILIIIAALLGFILYRSTLPLYVKGLLYAGLASAPLYMFFIRMPLDFKLRLQEAPVIMIDFTVAILFYLTLIASVYYVALSSRIKAYLIMLLLTIPIMVAPLLIVQPIGPRNFYSVFIIYVMIAFVLLRYLELHRLEWQWFVKVLAVTFASAYVIMFLIIAIADHMRIAKVHRAAAENPNLKTYHMQRLPFEAYMQRSSPETKRRKSIFKTYYEIPQKIKITFPPSNQK from the coding sequence ATGTTGCTAGAACGTATATTACGTTATCGGATTTTATTACCAATTATTATTTTTTATTTTGTGATGAGTGTTTTAACGCCGTTAACACATGATGATTTAGAATGGGCGACATCCTACGGAACACAAATGTTTCATTCGTTTTATGAGACGTTAAATGGACGTTATTTAGGCAATACATTTGAAGTCATTGCGACGCGTATTGCACTTTTTCGATATGTTATTTATGTCTTGTTTGCGGTAGGTATCCTCATCATTATTCAAAAAAGTGTGGATGATATTTTGGGTAAAGATCGTCATCCAAACTATCATGTATTATTGCTAATTACACTGATTTTACTCATTCCCTCTACAATTTATAGTCAAATATACGGCTGGTTTGCTGGATTTTTCAACTACGTTCCTGCTACGCTCGGCGCTTTGATTATTTTGCGTTACTGTATAAAGCTAATGAATAGAGGCAAACTATATTGGTGGGAAATGTGCATAATGATGCTAGCTGCGCTGTTAGGTCAGTGGTTTATGGAAAGCATTACGTTATTTAATATCGCTATTATTACCATCGCAGCAATTGCATTTTACATTAAATACAAAAAGCATTTAAAACAACTTATCATTGCGTTTGTGAGTGCCTTGGTTGGTGCCGTAATAATGTTTACGAATCCACAATATATTAAAATTTTTGGCGGGGAATCAGATTATCAAAAAGTAAGTAGTGATGACCAAGGGTTACTAAGTCGCATGGTTCGAACTTTGTTAACACAGTTTCCGGAACACATTATTTATCAATCTATCCTCATCTTAATAATTATTGCAGCATTATTAGGTTTTATACTTTATCGGAGTACGTTACCCCTGTATGTTAAAGGATTATTGTATGCTGGTTTAGCGAGCGCGCCGCTTTATATGTTTTTCATTCGTATGCCATTAGATTTTAAATTGAGATTACAAGAGGCACCAGTAATTATGATAGATTTTACGGTGGCAATTTTGTTCTATTTAACATTAATTGCTAGCGTGTATTATGTGGCGTTATCATCTCGTATTAAAGCATATCTTATTATGTTATTACTGACGATTCCTATTATGGTAGCACCATTATTGATAGTTCAACCTATAGGGCCCCGTAATTTTTATTCGGTATTTATCATTTATGTTATGATTGCTTTCGTATTACTTCGTTATTTAGAATTACATAGACTAGAGTGGCAATGGTTCGTGAAAGTGCTAGCTGTTACTTTTGCAAGTGCCTATGTAATAATGTTTTTAATCATTGCGATTGCTGATCATATGAGAATTGCGAAGGTTCACCGTGCTGCAGCGGAAAATCCTAACTTAAAGACGTATCATATGCAGCGTTTGCCATTTGAAGCATATATGCAACGCTCTTCACCAGAAACGAAACGACGAAAATCAATTTTTAAAACCTATTATGAAATACCACAAAAAATTAAAATTACTTTCCCGCCTTCAAATCAAAAATAA
- the nagE gene encoding N-acetylglucosamine-specific PTS transporter subunit IIBC, with protein MLNFLQRIGRSLMLPVAVLPAAAILIAIANTIAAFSNNTNAAYTFFFSAGTGIISQLGLLFAIGVGLGMAKKNDGAVALATVVGFFTVTTLLKPENVTKYFNISSSEVNAGFTTLNNGNVFIGILVGLIAAYAYNKFASTELPTALSFFSGKRLVPIMTALFSVVLAGILLFVWPFVYSGLVHLGEFILRLGPAGAGLYGFFNRLLIPTGLHHALNAVFWFDVAGVNDIANFQSQQGTQGLTGRYMAGFFPIMMFGVPAAALAMYHTADSKNKKQVASLMLAGSISAFVVGITEPIEFAFMFVAPQLYLIHALLTGASLFIAALFQWTAGFSFSAGLIDYVLSLVNPIANTPLMLILQGLVFFVLYYTIFRFMIVKFNIKTPGRGTEIPEPEVDLNEHETETSKSKYSHTASTIIAGLGGEDNITSVTNCATRLRLELRDTSLMDESKIKSAGAVGIMKNGKHQAQVIIGTHVQQVADEIENQMEHNEK; from the coding sequence ATGCTTAACTTTTTACAACGTATCGGTCGTTCACTTATGTTACCAGTAGCCGTCCTTCCCGCTGCTGCCATATTGATCGCAATCGCTAATACTATTGCTGCATTTTCCAATAACACAAATGCAGCGTATACATTTTTCTTTAGTGCCGGTACAGGTATTATTAGTCAATTAGGTCTGCTCTTCGCCATTGGTGTGGGTCTTGGTATGGCCAAGAAAAACGACGGTGCTGTTGCCTTAGCGACAGTAGTTGGTTTCTTTACGGTAACGACACTTTTAAAGCCCGAAAATGTTACCAAATACTTTAATATCTCATCATCAGAAGTCAACGCTGGGTTTACAACACTTAATAACGGTAATGTTTTTATTGGTATTTTAGTCGGCTTAATTGCAGCCTATGCTTATAATAAATTTGCTTCAACTGAGCTTCCTACCGCATTGTCATTCTTTAGTGGTAAACGGCTTGTGCCTATTATGACGGCACTATTTAGTGTAGTATTGGCTGGTATTTTATTATTTGTGTGGCCTTTTGTTTATTCAGGATTAGTTCATTTAGGAGAATTTATTTTGAGACTGGGACCAGCGGGCGCAGGTCTTTACGGTTTCTTCAACCGCCTCTTGATTCCAACAGGACTCCATCATGCGCTAAATGCCGTATTCTGGTTTGATGTTGCGGGCGTTAATGATATTGCGAACTTCCAAAGCCAACAAGGAACTCAAGGGCTCACAGGACGCTATATGGCTGGTTTCTTCCCGATTATGATGTTCGGTGTTCCTGCTGCCGCACTAGCGATGTACCATACAGCAGATAGTAAAAATAAAAAACAAGTGGCAAGTTTAATGTTAGCAGGTTCCATTTCAGCATTTGTGGTTGGGATTACAGAACCTATTGAATTTGCATTTATGTTTGTTGCACCACAACTGTATCTTATTCATGCTTTATTAACAGGTGCATCTCTGTTTATTGCAGCGCTTTTTCAATGGACTGCAGGATTTTCATTTAGTGCAGGATTGATTGACTATGTATTATCACTTGTAAACCCGATTGCAAATACACCTTTAATGCTTATTTTGCAAGGCCTTGTATTTTTCGTTTTATATTATACGATTTTCCGTTTCATGATTGTAAAATTTAACATTAAAACGCCAGGCCGCGGTACAGAGATTCCTGAGCCGGAAGTCGATTTAAATGAACACGAAACTGAAACAAGCAAGTCAAAATACAGTCATACTGCTTCTACAATTATTGCTGGTTTAGGCGGAGAAGATAATATCACGTCTGTTACCAATTGTGCTACACGCTTACGCTTAGAACTTCGCGACACTAGCCTTATGGATGAAAGCAAAATTAAATCCGCTGGTGCCGTTGGTATAATGAAAAATGGCAAACATCAAGCTCAAGTTATTATTGGCACACATGTCCAACAAGTTGCAGACGAAATTGAAAATCAAATGGAACATAACGAAAAATAA